In Vanrija pseudolonga chromosome 4, complete sequence, a single window of DNA contains:
- the ams1_2 gene encoding Alpha-mannosidase yields MSVEHAVETSEATLEMSERETAHGNHRSPTNGTPSHRHSPASSYPTHTHEARYKALPQSGRRLEEFIGGYYRNYNLSSLLDIHRHDGRPHVHLELWSAPAGAKPSFKQARAQAYAPVWKGMILGPSWSNHWFKVTLNIPPEYSQFESVVFEFDAEGEALIFDIEGRPLQGLTGGTNKDRRVGFTIPAHDVAAGTVSYYIEANCNGGYGVDDNMFSEQQASAHGMCLTDVPQPRTRWELKSADLVVPNMEAHRLLYDFEFIHDLSRELPRESTLAQRALYTANQMMNAFVRGDLDSVHEARNAADQVLGSQWERRVEEQCRRGEQQGRTSDISLWAIGHCHIDTAWLWPYSVTQQKAGRSWSAQLDLLERYPEFIFTATQPQQFQWVEELYPDLWARILDRVKEGRFQPLGCTWVEMDTNIPSGESLVRQFLYGQRYFQRKFGNKSQTFVLPDTFGYSSQLPQLARLAGAPNFFTQKLSWNDVNTFPHSTFNWVGLDGSQVLTHMTPVDAYNAQCKVRELRMGMTGKNADVSAHALLLFGHGDGGGGPTAPMLERLRRTRALESRADAGGVMPRIRTGSFEDFFDAVRADSDNGVRLPTWHGELYLELHRATYTSGGAIKKSNRLSENLLREAEYAATMASLHDPDYKYPKAHLDAIWEDVMLNQFHDVLPGTCITEVYVDTADIYRRVKCDLEEIISEAYDVLYGPAGTMVLVINTLPGFARTEVVHVPKGAPNSHQTPPNGGEYVLARMDGRRDVAELADYAGTPVSTQEVSPGVFVLSNAFITVTISNGRITSLVDVGLERELLAEGASAGLAMYQDMPNFWDAWDVDVHHLHQVKHLAFDSVAVHESGPLRGSLIAKLRYGDSSFEITISLDAVPVVPSAEARTMLRFNARVDWNQQHEFVKFELPLAIRSETATYDTQFGILRRPTHRNTSWDAARFEVCAHRFADVSEWGYGVALLSDCKYGYAVTGNVMTLSLLRGSRMPDPTLDKGTHEFSFAVYPHAKSFGESDVPAVAAVFNNPLRLRTCGGLGLGARGFLGTPFSVTGAPNVVLETIKRGEDDGASGAKTMIVRLYEHQGGTARAAVNIAGLAVARAEVVNILEEHVSELSLRRENGVAVRVSLGPFEVKTVRLTLA; encoded by the exons ATGTcggtcgagcacgccgtcgaaACCTCTGAAGCAACTCTCGAAATGAGTGAACGTGAAACTGCACACGGAAACCATCGAAGTCCCACAAATGGCACACCTAGTCACCGACATAGTCCCGCAAGCTCATATCCAACGCACACGCACGAGGCCC GTTACAAAGCGCTCCCTCAATCTGGTCGTCGACTGGAAGAGTTTATT GGTGGTTACTACCGGAACTACAACCTCTCGTCGCTTCTTGACATACACCGACATGACGGGAGGCCGCACGTTCACCTGGAGCTCTGgtccgcgccggccggcgcaaAGCCATCGTTCAAACAGGCAAGGGCCCAGGCGTATGCCCCAGTGTGGAAGGGCATGATTCTTGGCCCAAGCTGG TCAAACCATTGGTTCAAAGTCACTTTGAACATCCCGCCCGAGTATAGCCAATTTGAAAGCGTCGTGTTCGAGTTTGATGCCGAAGGTGAAGCCCTCATCTTTGATATCGAGGGGAGGCCTCTGCAAG GTTTGACGGGCGGTACCAACAAAGACCGACGAGTGGGGTTCACTATCCCAGCCCACGATGtggccgccggcaccgtAAGCTACTACATTGAAGCGAACTGCAACGGAGGCTACGGGGTTGACGACAACATGTTTAGTGAACAACAGGCAAGTGCCCATGGCATGTGTCTTACTGATGTGCCACAGCCCCGCACCCGTTGGGAGTTGAAGTCAGCCGACCTTGTCGTGCCCAACATGGAAGCCCACCGCCTTCTGTACGACTTCGAGTTTATCCATGACCTGAGCCGGGAGCTGCCGCGTGAGAGCACACTTGCCCAACGCGCGCTATACACAGCCAACCAGATGATGAATGCCTTCGTTCGCGGCGACCTCGATAGCGTCCACGAGGCGCGGAATGCCGCGGACCAGGTCCTGGGGTCCCAGtgggagcggcgcgtcgaggagcagtgCCGACGTGGAGAGCAGCAAGGCCGCACCTCAGACATCTCACTCTGGGCGATTGGGCATTG TCACATTGACACGGCGTGGCTCTGGCCATACAGCGTGACGCAGCAAAAGGCGGGTCGGAGCTGGagcgcccagctcgacctccttgagAGATACCCCGAGTTCATCTTCACGGCGACCCAGCCGCAACAGTTCCAATGGGTCGAAGAGCTGTACCCTGACCTATGGGCCCGTATCCTCGACCGCGTAAAGGAAGGTCGATTCCAGCCCCTCGGGTGTACGTGGGTCGAGATGGACACCAATATCCCATCGGGCGAGTCTCTTGTCCGCCAGTTCCTCTACGGGCAGAGGTATTTCCAGCGCAAGTTTGGCAACAAGTCGCAGACGTTTGTTTTGCCCGACACGTTTGGGTACTCGTCCCAGCTACCCCAGCTGGCGAGGCTGGCAGGCGCACCAAACTTCTTTACCCAGAAGCTGTCTTGGAACGACGT AAACACGTTCCCGCACTCAACCTTCAACTGGGTTGGGCTCGATGGGTCCCAGGTGCTCACGCACATGACTCCTGTGGACGCATACAACGCGCAGTGCAAGGTGCGAGAGCTGCGGATGGGGATGACAGGCAAGAACGCCGATGTAAGCGCGCACGCACTGCTGCTCTTCGGGCACGGggatggcggtggcggcccCACGGCGCCGATGCTCGAGAGGCTCCGTCGCACGCGTGCACTCGAATCGCGTGCCGACGCGGGAGGGGTCATGCCACGCATTCGGACGGGCAGCTTTGAAGACTTTTTCGACGCCGTCAGAGCCGACTCTGACAATGGTGTGCGCTTGCCGACTTGGCACGGCGAGCTTTACCTCGAGCTGCACCGAGCGACGTACACTTCCGGGGGTGCGATCAAGAAATCCAATCGACTGAGCGAGAACCTGCTCCGCGAAGCAGAGTACGCGGCGACCATGGCGAGCTTGCACGACCCGGATTACAAGTACCCCAAGgcccacctcgacgccattTGGGAAGACGTCATGCTCAATCAGTTCCACGACGTCCTGCCCGGGACTTGCATCACCGAGGTGTACGTTGACACGGCTGATATATATAGGCGGGTGAAGTGCGACTTGGAAGAGATCATCAGCGAGGCTTACGACGTCTTGTACGGCCCCGCTGGCACAATGGTGCTGGTCATCAACACTCTGCCTGGCTTTGCACGCACCGAGGTGGTCCATGTACCGAAAGGCGCACCCAACAGTCATCAAACCCCGCCCAATGGTGGGGAGTACGTCTTGGCGAGGATGGATGGGCGGCGAGATGTCGCAGAGCTTGCAGACTATGCTGGGACGCCAGTGTCGACCCAGGAGGTCTCGCCTGGAGTGTTCGTCCTGTCCAACGCCTTCATCACCGTTACCATCAGCAATGGGCGGATTACAAGCTTAGTGGACGTTGGTCTCGA GCGTGAACTTCTCGCAGAAGGCGCTTCGGCAGGCCTCGCCATGTACCAGGACATGCCCAATTTCTGGGATGCCTGGGATGTGGATGTTCACCATCTCCACCAGGTAAAGCACCTGGCCTTTGATAGCGTGGCTGTCCACGAGTCTGGGCCGCTGCGGGGAAGCCTCATTGCCAAGCTGAGATACGGCGACAGCTCGTTTGAGATCAccatctcgctcgacgcTGTACCCGTGGTCCCCAGTGCAGAGGCTCGCACCATGCTCCGATTCAATGCCCGCGTCGACTGGAATCAGCAGCACGAGTTTGTCAAGTTTGAGCTCCCGCTCGCAATCCGGTCCGAGACGGCGACATACGATACGCAGTTTGGGATTCTGCGCCGACCGACACATCGCAACACTTCGTGGGATGCTGCCCGCTTCGAGGTTTGTGCGCACCGCTTTGCCGACGTCTCCGAGTGGGGGTACGGCGTCGCTCTGCTCAGTGACTGCAAGTATGGGTACGCCGTCACGGGCAATGTCATGACGTTGTCGCTGCTTCGTGGATCGCGGATGCCCGACCCGACCCTCGACAAGGGCACCCACGAGTTCTCGTTTGCCGTTTACCCGCACGCCAAGAGCTTTGGCGAATCCGACGTTCctgccgtggccgccgtgtTCAACAACCCGTTGCGCCTACGGACGTGTGGTGGCCTCGGTCTCGGGGCCCGAGGGTTTTTGGGAACGCCATTCAGTGTGACTGGCGCGCCGAACGTTGTTCTGGAGACCATCAAGCGCGGAGAGGATGACGGCGCATCAGGTGCCAAGACGATGATTGTGCGGCTTTATGAACACCAAGGTGGCACGGCTCGTGCAGCGGTCAACAT TGCTGGGCTGGCCGTTGCCCGAGCAGAGGTTGTCAACATTCTCGAGGAGCATGTCTCAGAGTTGAGCTTGCGGAGGGAGAATGGGGTGGCTGTTCGAGTCTCCCTGGGGCCGTTTGAGGTCAAGACTGTCAGGTTGACACTCGCGTAG
- the SEO1_0 gene encoding putative transporter SEO1: MRAPNQPRLLSPSGTAHNMVSNNAAPPATRPVDFEENDYSDKAVVDIAAQAAEHVKSKEERLFVARLDCVLMVFAFLSQVIKILDQQNVASAYVSGMKEDLHIKGNEYNYFTTYFNIGYAIFVIPSQIMMTKVDPAIWLPSLEIAWGILTLAFFRVQNVTQIYIMRAFVGAFEASAYPGTVTLLAAWYTPRELAFRISVYHSAQWAWKQISSGLTAAIFQGLDGVHGIAGWRWMFIIDAILTVALAAGGFFLIPGYPSKKKSVTSPRAFWLNDRHLEIANERSKRFGRAANKSFNLRAVKRAFKSPQTLLIPTLYVASQLAQQGYLYFNLWLKSLKNADGSPRWSITQVNALPMAGYAASILCVWMWGFVSDRFQNRWIVVAAQGTIGLIPGIMMSVWNIPIGAKYFAYYLCFTFLATTPPLMAWLSDMTPNDAEQRAFIIGCTTASWYAFNSWVNILVWPASKAPHYPVGWQVTIGLWCFIFAMLALTRYVDLYYVRPRNARQREDAALEADDLASETSPDAKSNVVVAVREDNRA; this comes from the exons ATGAGGGCCCCCAACCAGCCCCGCCTCCTCTCGCCCTCCGGGACAGCGCACAACATGGTTTCCAACAACGCGGCGCCCCCCGCTACTCGGCCTGTCGATTTTGAAGAGAACGATTACAGCGACAAGGCAGTCGTCGACATTGCTGCCCAGGCAGCTGAACATGTCAAGTCAAAGGAGGAGCGCTTGTttgtcgcccgcctcgactgCGTGCTCATGGTCTTTGCCTTTCTGTCTCAGGTGATCAAGATTCTCGACCAGCAGA ATGTTGCGTCGGCATACGTGTCGGGTATGAAGGAGG ACCTTCACATCAAGGGCAACGAGTACAACTACTTCACAAC GTATTTCAACATTGGCTACGCCATCTTCGTCATT CCCTCGCAAATCATGATGACCAAGGTCGACCCTGCTATCTGGCTGCCGTCCCTCGAGATCGCCTGGGGcatcctcaccctcgcctTCTTCCGCGTCCAAAACGTAACCCAGATCTACATCATGCGCGCGTTCGTCGGTGCATTCGAGGCCAGCGCGTACCCCGGCACGGtcacgctgctcgctgcgtGGTACACGCCGCGTGAGCTCGCCTTCCGTATTTCGGTCTACCACAGTGCTCAGTGGG CTTGGAAACAGATATCGAGCGGCCTCACTGCCGCCATCTTCCAAGGTCTTGACGGCGTTCATGGCATCgcgggctggcgctggaTGTTT ATCATCGATGCCATCCTGACGGTGGCACTGGCCGCCGGTGGCTTCTTCCTCATTCCTGGCTATCCGTCAAAGAAGAAGTCGGTCACGTC CCCTCGTGCATTCTGGCTCAATGATCGTCACCTGGAGATTGCCAATGAGCGCAGCAAGCGCTTTGGCCGTGCAGCCAACAAGTCGTTCAACCTCCGCGCGGTCAAGCGCGCCTTCAAGTCTCCCCAGACGCTCCTCATCCCTACACTTTACGTAGCCTCGCAGCTCGCTCAGCAAGGGTACCTCTACTTCAACTTGTGGCTGAAATCCCTCAAGAATGCCGATGGCTCCCCTCGCTGGTCAATCACACAGGTCAACGCCCTCCCGATGGCCGGCTATGCTGCTTCCATCCTTTGCGTTTGGATGTGGGGCTTTGTATCTGATCGTTTCCAAAACCGGTGGATCGTGGTAGCCGCCCAGGGT ACCATCGGTTTGATCCCAGGCATCATGATGAGCGTGTGGAACATTCCGATTGGGGCAAAGTACTTTGCCTACTACCTCTGTTTCACGTTCCTTGCCACCACACCGCCGCTCATGGCATGGCTATCGGACATGACCCcgaacgacgccgagcagcgagccTTCATCATCGGCTGTACAACGGCATCGTGGTATGCGTTCAACAGCTGGGTCAACATCCTCGTGTGGCCAGCCAGCAAGGCGCCTCACTATCCCGTCGGTTGGCAAGTCACCATCGGCTTGTGGTGCTTCATCTTCGCGATGCTCGCCCTCACACGCTACGTCGATCTTTACTATGTCCGGCCCCGCAACGCCCGTCAGAGGGAGGATGCGGctctcgaggccgacgacttgGCCTCGGAGACATCCCCAGACGCCAAGTCCAATGTTGTCGTTGCGGTCCGCGAAGACAATCGTGCGTAG
- the argH gene encoding Argininosuccinate lyase, with product MAITVTETPTDANGAHANGKVIVNASGHGHATGHATAAFTEARLAKPPSAHLLQYDLIPLLEREKKQFDQYLQIDLAHLVMLVEQGIVARDVGRALLPALSDLRKRGAAGVNIDPAKGSMLLQIEGTLAAALGEDIAGNLHTGRSRIDQGATARRLFKRNVLLEILNAVATLEETLIKTAKRHPGNLIPTYTHLQQAQPGHFAHYLLGYADRLHDDFQRCSDAFARANRSPLGCVGLSGTSWPIDRQRTRELLGFDDIVLSSRLAREAYYAAEIASSLAFVMATLNDLATDLHIWSSIEFGFIQLDDGYCSTSSIFPQKKNPVALEVIKYGAGPAVNWGGSALAAFRGEGSGDQAVRKVPELDAAFDKTIAMLDLAGGIVSTLTVNSDRVQKTLHESWSTTSNLADELVRKNGLSFRQAHHVVARLVRICEVQGIARAGVTPAVLSQAAFETLGQPLDGWTAEELSASLDPVAFVQTRISEGSIGPEQLAKLTAVAEQRVKGDRMWLQNKKDQIALAASKLDAAIVSIVEG from the coding sequence ATGGCCATCACCGTCACCGAGACCCCTACAGACGCCAATGGTGCCCATGCCAATGGCAAGGTGATTGTCAATGCCAGCGGCCATGGGCATGCCACCGGACATGCCACCGCAGCGTTCACCGAAGCTCGCCTCGCTAAACCCCCGAGTGCCCACCTGCTCCAGTACGACCTCATTCCCCTactcgagcgcgagaagaagCAGTTCGACCAATACCTGCAAATCGATCTCGCACACCTTGTCATGCTTGTTGAGCAGGGCATCGTTGCTCGCGATGTTGGCCGTGCCCTCCTTCCCGCCCTCAGCGATCTACGCAAGCGCGGTGCGGCCGGAGTCAACATTGACCCAGCCAAGGGCAGCATGTTACTCCAAATCGAGGGAActcttgctgctgccctcgGTGAGGACATTGCTGGTAACCTTCACACGGGTCGCAGCCGAATCGACCAGGGTGCCACTGCTCGCCGACTCTTCAAGCGTAATGTTCTCCTCGAGATCCTCAACGCAGTTGCCACCCTCGAGGAGACGCTCATCAAGACCGCCAAGCGTCATCCCGGTAATCTCATTCCCACATACACGCACCTACAACAAGCTCAGCCCGGTCATTTTGCACACTATCTGCTTGGCTATGCCGACCGCCTTCACGACGACTTTCAGCGCTGCTCCGATGCCTTCGCCCGCGCCAACAGGAGTCCTCTGGGCTGCGTCGGCTTGTCTGGCACTTCCTGGCCCATCGACCGTCAGCGTACCCGCGAGCTTCTCGGCTTTGATGACATTGTACTGAGCTCACGACTTGCTCGCGAAGCGTactacgccgccgagatTGCCAGCTCCTTGGCGTTTGTCATGGCCACGCTCAACGACCTCGCGACGGACCTCCACATCTGGTCCAGCATCGAATTCGGCTTCATCCAACTAGACGACGGATActgcagcaccagcagcatcTTCCCTCAGAAGAAGAACcctgtcgcgctcgaggttaTCAAGTATGGAGCAGGGCCGGCAGTCAATTGGGGCGGTTCGGCCCTCGCTGCTTTCCGGGGTGAAGGTTCTGGCGACCAAGCAGTGCGAAAGGTGCCCGAGCTTGACGCGGCGTTCGACAAGACAATCGCAATGCTTGACCTCGCAGGCGGCATCGTGTCAACTTTGACTGTCAACTCGGACCGTGTGCAGAAGACTTTGCATGAGAGTTGGTCGACCACAAGtaacctcgccgacgagctcgtgcgcaaGAATGGTCTCTCATTCCGTCAAGCCCACCACGTCGTGGCTCGCCTCGTGCGCATCTGCGAGGTCCAGGGCATCGCCCGTGCCGGCGTTACACCAGCGGTGCTGTCACAGGCTGCGTTCGAGACACTAGGCCAGCCCCTCGACGGTTGGACTGCCGAGGAGTTATCGGCGTCACTTGACCCTGTGGCTTTTGTGCAGACCCGCATTAGCGAGGGGAGCATCGGCCCGGAGCAACTCGCCAAGCTTACCGCGGTCGCTGAACAGCGTGTCAAGGGCGACCGCATGTGGCTTCAGAACAAGAAGGACCAGATTGCTCTGGCAGCGAGCAAGCTTGATGCGGCCATTGTCTCCATTGTAGAAGGTTGA
- the STB5_3 gene encoding Protein STB5 → MPPAARDYNSPQSSPQPVFQAPQACKRCYSRKRKCDRRHPKCSACIEANVPCELDGKAAQKSLFVQLNELRAGTVDLQKRIEWLEGYIRQVSPVLGDISVRPTGSQLPQPVSSYDSPAQLAPPPTVTTTVQLSTLVSSGAAMRVDTSTPPLALAGSSNHSPPITSAALHPALPTLDEAHEWSRAVFATHSQSRHCINPQELHDDTSLVYGENGLIAPGLSASRFRTFAVMYLGGMIQNRRGDGQISESCRACRAFALQELANVTAQEDLTAVQALALMSLISLYEPGGPSLFQVVGFAARTALSIGIHRRDEVYFPSILDTFHDEAALRAHNEKRKNIFWAVYCLDRLAVFTLGLPPAIRDSDIDVDMPTVPISSSGASLEVPEVALRIHNIQLRRLYGKIYESLLTVPSRNDLSVSAREAIVADRAREVQEWYDNSPFRAAFFPMSDSSISRQAADDISYHQMTMGLYRPSPLMPHVPSSYVTILKSSASISVDLYRHYWPRQQVLSVWTHLYQIISSCTTLVYCFCEYRSRPDLVDLPSEQVEGKIAQCQDLLARFGPAWPESQRYQAMFDALVQSFRSSQPSPTHSMEAPVIRPQPLAVQHAEEPAPLQIPLSNVASVATIPSVTNGGGEVDLSIFDLFNSTQTDGGGLAGSVGQPGSGTSPSSVMMGFWAQNLVPNA, encoded by the exons atgccgccggcagcgcgtGACTACAACTCACCCCAGTCATCACCACAGCCTGTTTTCCAGGCCCCACAGGCATGCAAGCGTTGTTATTCACGCAAGAGAAAA TGCGATAGAAGGCATCCAAAGTGCTCGGCGTGCATTGAGGCGAATGTCCCTTGTGAGCTCGATGGCAAGGCAGCACAAAAGTCGCTGTTCGT CCAACTCAACGAGCTGCGGGCAGGTACTGTCGACCTGCAGAAGCGCATCGAATGGCTTGAAGGGTACATTCGACAGGTGTCGCCAGTGCTTGGGGACATATCTGTTCGGCCCACGGGCTCCCAGCTACCCCAACCAGTGTCGTCGTATGACTCGCCGGCGCAActggccccgccgccgaccgtgacgacgacggtccAGCTGTCGACTTTGGTGTCGTCTGGCGCGGCTATGCGAGTCGACACGAGCACTCCGCCTCTTGCGCTGGCTGGATCGTCAAACCACTCTCCTCCCATCACCTCCGCTGCACTCCACCCCGCTCTGCCGACGTTGGACGAAGCGCACGAGTGGAGCCGCGCCGTGTTTGCGACACATAGTCAGAGCCGACATTGCATCAACCCCCAAGAGCTGCATGACGACACAAGCCTCGTGTACGGCGAGAACGGCCTCATTGCACCTGGCCTATCAGCCTCACGCTTCAGAACATTTGCGGTCATGTACCTGGGTGGGATGATACAGAACCGTCGAGGCGATGGGCAAATCAGCGAGTcgtgtcgagcttgtcgagcctTTGCGCTCCAAGAACTTGCCAACGTGACTGCACAGGAGGACTTG ACAGCAGTCCAGGCCCTCGCCCTCATGTCGTTGATAAGCCTGTACGAGCCTGGCGGACCAAGCCTGTTCCAAGTGGTCGGCTTTGCAGCCCGCACAGCACTCTCCATTGGCATCCACCGCCGTGACGAAGTGTACTTTCCCAGCATCTTGGATACCTTCCATGATGAGGCAGCCTTGCGCGCCCACAACGAGAAGCGCAAGAACATATTCTGGGCCGTGTACTGCTTGGACCGGCTTGCCGTGTTCACCCTCGGCCTGCCGCCAGCTATCCGCGATAGCGACATCGACGTGGAT ATGCCAACAGTGCCCATATCGTCGTCAGGTGCATCGCTAGAAGTTCCCGAGGTCGCGTTACGCATCCATAACATTCAGCTTCGCCGACTCTATGGCAAGATCTACGAGTCGCTCCTCACAGTACCGTCTCGAAATGACTTGTCAGTGTCCGCACGCGAAGCCATTGTCGCAGATCGCGCCCGTGAGGTTCAGGAATGGTACGACAACAGCCCCTTCCGTGCAGCATTCTTCCCAATGTCCGACTCCAGCATCTCGCgacaggccgccgacgacatctCGTATCACCAAATGACCATGGGACTGTATCGACCATCCCCACTCATGCCCCACGTTCCATCTAGCTATGTGACAATCCTAAAGTCGTCAGCAAGCATATCGGTCGACCTCTACAGGCACTATTGGCCACGACAGCAGGTCTTGTCAGTTTGGACTCACCTGTACCAGATCATCTCGTCCTGTACAACACTGGTGTACTGCTTCTGCGAGTACCGCTCTCGTCCAGATTTGGTCGACCTACCCTCAGAACAGGTCGAGGGCAAGATTGCACAGTGCCAGGACTTGCTTGCGCGCTTCGGACCCGCTTGGCCGGAATCTCAGCGGTACCAGGCCATGTTTGACGCCTTGGTGCAGTCGTTCAGATCGTCCCAGCCCTCGCCAACCCACTCCATGGAGGCACCAGTTATCCGGCCACAGCCTCTAGCTGTGCAACATGCGGAGGAGCCCGCACCGCTGCAGATCCCGTTGTCAAATGTTGCCAGTGTCGCGACCATTCCGAGCGTCACCAAcggaggcggcgaggtggacctGTCAATATTTGACCTGTTCAACTCGACCCAGACCGATGGGGGCGGACTTGCCGGATCTGTGGGGCAACCTGGCAGCGGCACATCCCCAAGCAGCGTCATGATGGGGTTCTGGGCCCAGAACTTGGTTCCCAATGCGTAG